From Pseudomonas poae, the proteins below share one genomic window:
- a CDS encoding sigma-70 family RNA polymerase sigma factor, whose protein sequence is MSSPLHLPIQHLYCEHHGWLYRWLDRKLGNASDAADLAHDTFMRLLTRQPGAGFGSEPRALLTHIAKGLMIDSWRRQEVERAYLDTIAHLPEQEVPSPETRWLILESLYRIEAMLRDLPEKTRQAFLMSQIDGLTYPQIADELKVSLVSVKRYMRDAFLACLSVA, encoded by the coding sequence ATGTCGTCCCCACTCCATCTGCCTATCCAGCACCTGTACTGCGAGCACCACGGATGGTTGTACCGTTGGCTCGACCGCAAGCTGGGCAATGCCAGCGACGCGGCCGACCTGGCCCACGACACCTTTATGCGCCTGCTCACCCGCCAGCCCGGTGCCGGTTTTGGCAGCGAGCCACGCGCCTTGCTGACGCATATCGCCAAGGGTTTGATGATCGACAGCTGGCGCCGTCAGGAAGTCGAGCGCGCCTACCTGGACACCATCGCCCACCTGCCCGAGCAGGAAGTGCCGTCGCCGGAAACCCGCTGGCTGATCCTTGAATCGCTGTACCGCATCGAAGCCATGCTGCGCGATCTGCCGGAGAAAACCCGCCAGGCGTTCCTGATGTCGCAGATCGATGGGCTGACCTACCCGCAGATCGCCGATGAACTGAAGGTGTCGCTGGTGTCGGTCAAACGTTATATGCGCGATGCGTTCCTCGCCTGCCTGAGCGTGGCATGA
- a CDS encoding phosphodiesterase: protein MNRPFVVAQISDLHLKAGQRLTYGVVDTLGALRRAVDHLNASHPRPDIVVVSGDLVDFGRADEYAVLQPELARLNMPCYLVPGNHDTRGPMLDAFRDHAYLPLSADGPLDWVVDEHPLRLIGLDSTIPGGHGGQLLDSQLQWLDEQLALRPEVPTLLILHHPPFISGIGHMDREPFVNAAALEQVVARHPQVERLLCGHLHRPMQRRFGGSLSCVCPGTSHQIVLDLQDAAPAHFNLEPAGYLLHRWDAQHGLISHNGVFGDYPGPYPFYDAQGLID, encoded by the coding sequence TTGAACCGTCCGTTTGTTGTTGCGCAGATCAGCGATCTGCACCTTAAAGCCGGACAGCGCCTGACGTATGGGGTGGTGGATACCCTGGGCGCGTTGCGCCGTGCCGTCGACCATCTGAACGCCAGCCACCCACGGCCCGATATCGTGGTGGTCAGCGGTGACCTGGTGGACTTCGGCCGCGCCGACGAATACGCCGTGCTGCAGCCTGAGCTGGCGCGCCTGAACATGCCGTGCTACCTGGTGCCCGGCAACCACGACACACGCGGGCCGATGCTGGATGCGTTCCGCGATCACGCGTATCTGCCGCTGTCGGCCGATGGCCCGTTGGACTGGGTGGTGGACGAGCACCCGCTGCGCCTGATCGGCCTGGACTCGACCATCCCCGGTGGCCATGGCGGGCAGTTGCTGGACAGCCAGTTGCAGTGGCTCGATGAGCAACTGGCGCTACGCCCCGAAGTGCCCACGCTGCTGATCTTGCATCACCCGCCGTTTATCAGCGGCATCGGCCATATGGACCGCGAACCCTTCGTCAACGCCGCTGCGCTGGAGCAGGTGGTGGCTCGCCACCCGCAAGTGGAGCGCCTGCTGTGCGGCCACCTGCACCGCCCGATGCAGCGGCGGTTCGGTGGCAGCCTCAGCTGTGTTTGCCCCGGCACCTCGCATCAGATTGTGCTCGACCTGCAAGACGCCGCGCCCGCGCATTTCAACCTGGAGCCGGCGGGTTATCTGTTGCATCGCTGGGATGCGCAACACGGCTTGATCAGCCACAACGGCGTATTCGGGGACTACCCGGGGCCGTATCCGTTTTATGACGCTCAAGGATTGATTGACTGA
- a CDS encoding DUF1624 domain-containing protein, whose protein sequence is MTDAVPLRQRLLCIDALRGLVILFMLLDHVRETFLLHRQVSDPMSIDSTEPALFVSRTLAHLCAPVFVLLTGLSAFLYGQKYSGRADVSAFLFKRGLFLVVLEFTLVNFAWTFQLPPSVIYLQVIWAIGVSMLALAALVWLPRQLLVVLALAIIGGHNLLDAVHFAPGSALQNLWAILHERSWIELSDTLRLRTTYPVLPWIGVIALGYSLGPWFASATLPAVRQRYLLLAGVGALVGFVGLRLVNGYGEKPWQLYDSSVPTLMSIFNVTKYPPSLLFLALTLGIGLLLLLAFERAGHKRWIGVLAVFGAAPMFFYLLHLYVLKVLYVACVALFGLNHGNYFGFDSIGAVWLVALVLPLALYPPVRWFAGLKARRRDLAWLKYL, encoded by the coding sequence ATGACCGACGCTGTTCCCCTGCGCCAACGCCTGCTTTGCATCGACGCCCTGCGCGGCCTGGTGATCCTGTTCATGCTGCTCGACCACGTGCGCGAAACCTTCCTGCTGCACCGCCAGGTCAGCGACCCGATGAGCATCGACAGCACCGAACCCGCGCTGTTTGTGAGCCGCACCCTGGCCCACCTGTGTGCGCCGGTATTTGTGTTGCTGACCGGATTGTCCGCGTTTTTGTACGGCCAAAAATACTCGGGCCGCGCTGACGTGTCGGCGTTCCTGTTCAAGCGCGGGCTGTTTCTGGTGGTGCTGGAGTTCACCCTGGTCAACTTCGCCTGGACCTTCCAACTGCCGCCCAGCGTGATCTACCTGCAAGTGATCTGGGCGATTGGTGTGAGCATGCTCGCCCTCGCCGCCCTGGTGTGGCTGCCGCGACAGCTGCTGGTGGTGCTGGCGCTGGCGATCATCGGCGGCCACAACCTGCTGGATGCTGTGCACTTTGCGCCCGGTTCGGCGCTGCAAAACCTGTGGGCGATCCTGCATGAACGCAGCTGGATCGAGTTAAGTGACACCCTGCGCCTGCGCACCACCTACCCGGTGCTGCCGTGGATCGGCGTGATTGCCTTGGGCTACAGCCTCGGCCCGTGGTTTGCCAGCGCCACGCTGCCGGCCGTACGCCAGCGGTATCTGTTGCTGGCAGGTGTCGGGGCATTGGTGGGGTTCGTGGGGTTGCGGCTGGTCAATGGCTATGGCGAGAAGCCGTGGCAGCTGTATGACAGCTCGGTGCCAACGCTGATGAGCATCTTCAACGTCACCAAGTACCCGCCTTCGCTGCTGTTTCTGGCGTTGACCCTGGGCATCGGCTTGCTGTTGCTGCTGGCGTTTGAACGCGCCGGGCATAAACGCTGGATCGGCGTGCTGGCCGTGTTTGGCGCCGCGCCGATGTTCTTTTATCTGCTGCACCTGTATGTGCTCAAAGTGCTGTATGTCGCGTGTGTCGCGCTGTTTGGCCTGAACCACGGCAACTACTTCGGCTTCGACAGTATTGGCGCGGTGTGGCTGGTTGCGCTGGTACTGCCCCTGGCCCTGTACCCGCCGGTGCGGTGGTTCGCCGGGCTCAAGGCCCGGCGCCGCGACCTGGCCTGGCTCAAATACCTGTAG
- a CDS encoding diguanylate cyclase translates to MIKASLRSHLTLWFAGLSLLTLLSVGFYVGHIATEQMKQASGNTLLSTARSTAALLAVQLRERQLEVSLLSKAPLFRQGNLDAPDILTLMELRTQSRAEYAWMGVADANGQVRQAVNGLLVNQSVQQRPWFQAGMRGEYTGDPHEAVLLAKLLLGAANGEPLRFIDFAAPIRNAQGETIGVLGAHAHWRWVTQIVDSAVMQKDALPELEALIVDFDGKVLYPQVLAGEQMPPANLGKLAGWSAGNGYVTASVAVPSPSNAKVSWYIMVRQPLEVALQPARVLLYKLLLLGVIAAVVFGLVAYYLASTLSRPIERLAKSAKQVQDHQPGAVFPQEHRVLEIAQLGRSLTGMTQSLLSKERELQEANASLEATVAQRTADLTRANADLLKLATHDALTGVYNRRRFDEKLAENSLLFQRTGRTFALLLIDADNFKRVNDTYGHAIGDDVLCQLAALIESTTRATDFVARYGGEEFAVLLPEVEEPDSPDVVAEKIRAAVEAAQFQAVGRVTVSIGVSVAEPSDRDSLALLKRADMRLYEAKGAGRNRVA, encoded by the coding sequence ATGATCAAAGCCAGCCTGCGCAGTCACCTGACCCTTTGGTTTGCCGGTTTGTCCTTGCTCACACTGTTGAGCGTGGGCTTCTATGTGGGCCATATCGCCACTGAGCAGATGAAGCAGGCCAGCGGCAACACGCTGTTGAGCACCGCCCGCTCCACGGCGGCGCTGTTGGCCGTGCAACTGCGCGAACGACAGTTGGAAGTGTCGTTGCTGAGCAAGGCGCCGTTGTTTCGCCAGGGCAACCTGGACGCTCCGGATATCCTGACCTTGATGGAGTTGCGCACCCAATCGCGCGCCGAGTACGCGTGGATGGGGGTAGCCGACGCCAATGGCCAAGTGCGTCAGGCGGTCAACGGGCTGCTGGTCAATCAGTCGGTGCAGCAGCGGCCATGGTTTCAGGCGGGCATGCGCGGCGAGTACACCGGTGATCCCCATGAAGCCGTGCTGCTGGCCAAGCTCCTGCTGGGGGCGGCCAATGGCGAGCCGTTGCGCTTTATCGATTTCGCCGCGCCGATTCGTAACGCCCAAGGTGAAACCATCGGCGTACTGGGGGCCCATGCGCATTGGCGTTGGGTGACGCAGATCGTCGATTCTGCGGTAATGCAAAAGGATGCCCTGCCGGAGCTGGAGGCCCTGATCGTCGACTTCGACGGCAAAGTGCTCTACCCGCAGGTGCTGGCGGGTGAGCAGATGCCGCCGGCCAACCTGGGCAAGCTCGCGGGGTGGTCCGCCGGCAACGGCTACGTGACCGCATCGGTAGCAGTGCCCAGCCCCTCGAATGCCAAGGTTTCCTGGTACATCATGGTGCGCCAACCCTTGGAGGTGGCGCTGCAACCGGCACGCGTGCTGCTGTACAAGCTGTTGCTGCTGGGAGTGATCGCTGCGGTCGTGTTCGGCCTCGTCGCCTACTACCTGGCCTCCACCCTCAGCCGGCCCATCGAACGTTTGGCCAAATCCGCCAAGCAGGTGCAGGACCATCAACCTGGCGCGGTTTTCCCCCAGGAGCACCGCGTGCTGGAGATTGCCCAACTGGGGCGCTCACTCACCGGGATGACTCAGTCATTGCTCTCCAAGGAACGCGAGCTGCAGGAAGCCAACGCCTCTCTGGAGGCCACCGTCGCCCAACGCACCGCCGACCTCACCCGAGCCAACGCCGACCTGCTGAAACTGGCCACCCATGACGCCCTGACCGGCGTCTACAACCGCCGGCGTTTCGATGAAAAACTCGCCGAAAACAGCCTGTTGTTCCAACGCACCGGCCGCACCTTTGCCCTGCTGCTGATCGACGCGGACAACTTCAAACGGGTCAACGACACCTACGGCCACGCCATCGGCGATGACGTGCTGTGCCAACTGGCAGCATTGATTGAAAGCACCACCCGCGCCACCGACTTTGTCGCACGCTACGGCGGCGAAGAGTTCGCGGTGCTGCTGCCCGAAGTCGAAGAACCGGACAGCCCAGACGTGGTCGCCGAAAAAATCCGTGCAGCCGTGGAGGCTGCACAGTTTCAGGCGGTGGGCCGGGTAACGGTAAGTATCGGCGTAAGCGTGGCCGAGCCTTCGGATCGGGACTCACTGGCGCTGCTCAAGCGAGCGGATATGCGCTTGTACGAAGCCAAGGGCGCAGGCCGAAACCGAGTGGCCTGA
- a CDS encoding ABC transporter ATP-binding protein — MTAITIRLQGCRKAFADGTVAVHDLNLTVEGGETLAILGPSGCGKTTTLRLIAGLERPDVGQVFFGDQDVTRLPIERRDVGMVFQNYALFPNLDVAGNIVYGLKIRGVPASDRTKRCDELLELVGLQQHGKRSIHELSGGQRQRVALARALAPRPKVLLLDEPLAALDAQLRERLRSELDQLLRGLGITSVFVTHDQGEAMALGDRILVMEHGRVAQLASPREIYQKPANAFVAGFVGNLNAFTVIEPSAYGLKVCGGELPWHEANLPGTVYCRPEHLRVMEGEGHLHGHLLAQFFQGAQSRLLVDVGGPQPLLVDSSDNQLYAVGTPMALAIAPHMLFTLNA; from the coding sequence ATGACCGCTATCACTATCCGCCTGCAAGGCTGTCGCAAGGCGTTCGCCGACGGCACTGTGGCCGTGCATGACTTGAACCTGACCGTCGAAGGCGGCGAAACCCTGGCGATTCTCGGCCCGTCCGGTTGTGGCAAAACCACCACCTTGCGCTTGATCGCAGGGTTGGAACGCCCGGATGTGGGCCAGGTGTTTTTCGGTGATCAGGACGTGACCCGCCTGCCCATCGAACGCCGCGATGTGGGCATGGTGTTCCAGAACTACGCGCTGTTCCCCAATCTGGATGTGGCCGGCAATATCGTCTACGGCCTGAAGATTCGCGGCGTGCCTGCATCGGATCGCACCAAGCGCTGCGACGAGTTGCTGGAGCTGGTGGGCTTGCAGCAACACGGCAAACGCAGCATCCACGAATTGTCCGGTGGTCAGCGCCAGCGCGTGGCATTGGCCCGGGCCCTGGCGCCGCGCCCGAAAGTGCTGTTGCTGGACGAACCGCTGGCAGCCCTGGATGCGCAACTGCGTGAGCGTTTGCGTAGCGAGCTGGACCAACTGCTGCGCGGCCTGGGGATCACCTCGGTGTTTGTCACCCATGACCAGGGCGAAGCCATGGCCCTGGGCGATCGCATCCTGGTGATGGAACACGGCCGCGTTGCGCAGCTGGCCAGCCCGCGTGAGATCTACCAGAAACCGGCCAATGCCTTCGTCGCAGGTTTTGTCGGCAACCTCAATGCATTCACGGTGATCGAGCCCTCGGCGTATGGCCTGAAAGTCTGCGGCGGCGAATTGCCGTGGCATGAGGCCAACCTGCCCGGCACCGTGTATTGCCGCCCCGAGCACCTGCGGGTGATGGAGGGCGAGGGGCACTTGCACGGCCATCTGCTGGCGCAGTTTTTCCAGGGCGCGCAAAGCCGTCTGCTGGTGGATGTGGGCGGCCCGCAGCCGCTGTTGGTAGACAGCAGCGACAACCAGCTGTACGCCGTCGGCACACCGATGGCCCTGGCCATCGCGCCGCACATGTTGTTCACCTTGAATGCTTGA
- a CDS encoding LysE family translocator: MDIFLYAFSVMYSPGPVNLMGLNAGLTGKFRRSSGFYIGVGCAMLLMFVVFGYTGEAIISQAALPYISLIGGVYTLYLAYQVFSARTEVEASGTASKTLTFWNGLVIQLLNPKGIVAVLPITSVMLPAAHITGASIFGVSALLGLGAVGAPWVYALLGALLGRRISGAAAFTWFNRCMGLALAGCAYFMFHAFYVHLIST, from the coding sequence ATGGACATCTTCCTCTACGCCTTCAGCGTCATGTACAGCCCGGGGCCCGTCAACTTGATGGGCTTGAACGCCGGGCTCACCGGCAAATTCCGCCGTTCCAGTGGGTTCTATATCGGCGTGGGGTGCGCGATGTTGCTGATGTTCGTGGTGTTTGGCTACACCGGTGAAGCCATCATCTCCCAGGCGGCGTTGCCGTATATCTCGCTGATCGGCGGCGTGTACACGCTGTACCTCGCGTACCAGGTGTTCAGCGCCCGCACCGAGGTTGAAGCGTCGGGCACAGCGTCCAAAACCCTCACGTTCTGGAACGGCCTGGTGATCCAGTTGCTTAACCCTAAAGGCATCGTGGCGGTGTTGCCGATCACCAGTGTGATGTTGCCGGCGGCGCATATTACCGGGGCCTCGATCTTTGGGGTTTCGGCGTTGCTGGGGCTGGGCGCCGTGGGTGCGCCATGGGTCTACGCCTTGCTCGGCGCGTTGCTGGGGCGACGGATCAGCGGGGCGGCGGCGTTTACCTGGTTCAACCGCTGCATGGGCCTGGCGCTGGCGGGTTGCGCGTATTTCATGTTTCACGCGTTCTATGTGCACCTGATCTCAACATGA
- a CDS encoding OprD family porin — MKATLNVLSVLTGGLGIALSPLASADFLADSKANLSMRNFYFNNDNRDGTAAPSKTEEWGQAFILNYQSGFTDGTVGFGLDAVGMLGVTLDSGGGRHVGSSMIPNDDGKAADNWARGGATAKARFAKTELRYGYLRPNLPILVSNDGRLLPQSFEGGQVTSKDIDNLTLIGGQLQHTTGRGSSDRSGLAAAGGTQESNKFNYAGADYQVTKDLLVQYYYANLEDYYQQHFAGLIHVLPLGDYGSLKTDLRYFKTTSDGKNSTVAGRAEGYKLGGYTKNGNGEIDNNTWSAAFIYSLGPHAITAGYQQVSDDSNFAQLNQGGLVNKGEGGSSLYLYTDRTVQTFIQAGERTAFAQYAYDFASLGVPGLKASVMYLKGEHILTASGNDASEWERDISLDYVVQSGTFKNVGFGWRNGMSRSEVARDQDQNRVFVSYSIPLM, encoded by the coding sequence ATGAAAGCCACTTTGAATGTATTAAGCGTATTGACCGGCGGCCTGGGTATTGCCCTGAGCCCCTTGGCCTCGGCTGATTTCCTTGCCGACAGCAAAGCCAACTTGAGCATGCGCAACTTCTACTTCAACAACGACAACCGTGACGGCACCGCCGCTCCGTCGAAGACTGAAGAGTGGGGCCAGGCGTTTATCCTCAATTATCAATCGGGTTTTACCGACGGTACCGTGGGCTTCGGCCTGGACGCCGTCGGCATGCTTGGCGTGACCCTGGACAGCGGTGGCGGCCGCCACGTGGGCAGCTCGATGATCCCCAACGACGACGGCAAGGCCGCCGACAACTGGGCCCGTGGCGGTGCGACGGCCAAGGCGCGGTTTGCCAAGACTGAGCTGCGCTACGGCTACCTGCGGCCGAACCTGCCGATTCTGGTGAGTAACGACGGGCGCCTGTTGCCGCAGTCTTTCGAAGGTGGGCAAGTCACCAGCAAGGACATCGACAACCTCACCCTGATCGGCGGCCAACTCCAGCACACCACCGGCCGTGGCTCCAGCGACCGCAGTGGCCTGGCGGCAGCGGGCGGCACCCAGGAAAGCAATAAATTCAACTACGCCGGTGCCGATTACCAAGTGACCAAGGACCTGCTGGTCCAGTACTACTACGCCAACCTCGAAGACTATTACCAGCAACACTTTGCCGGCCTGATTCATGTATTGCCGTTGGGCGACTATGGCTCATTGAAGACCGACCTGCGCTACTTCAAGACCACCTCCGACGGCAAAAACAGCACTGTCGCCGGCCGCGCCGAAGGCTACAAGTTGGGCGGCTATACCAAGAACGGCAACGGTGAAATCGACAACAATACCTGGAGCGCCGCGTTCATCTACTCCCTGGGCCCGCACGCGATTACCGCGGGTTACCAGCAAGTATCGGACGACAGTAACTTCGCGCAACTCAACCAGGGTGGCCTGGTGAACAAAGGGGAGGGCGGCTCCAGCCTGTACCTCTACACCGACCGCACCGTGCAGACCTTTATCCAGGCGGGCGAACGTACGGCCTTTGCTCAATACGCCTATGACTTCGCGTCACTCGGCGTACCGGGCCTGAAGGCGTCGGTGATGTACTTGAAGGGTGAGCATATCCTCACTGCCAGCGGCAACGATGCGAGTGAGTGGGAGCGGGATATTTCCCTGGATTACGTGGTGCAGAGCGGCACGTTCAAGAACGTCGGGTTTGGCTGGCGTAACGGCATGTCGCGCAGTGAAGTGGCGCGGGACCAGGATCAGAACCGGGTGTTTGTGAGTTACTCGATTCCGTTGATGTAA
- a CDS encoding ABC transporter permease subunit, whose amino-acid sequence MKRSSLFVVQLLFTLLVCAFMLVPVLMSLLAGLTRNFFVGLSSGLTFDWLIQVWQAYSPTVWLSLQLAVACAVCVCVIGVPAAYALVRMNNRFSRAFEELMVLPVAMPGLASALALLLTYGQFGTFRSSWLFILVGHVLFTLPFLVRPVMAVMQRQHLPVLEEAAASLGAGPIKRFFSVVVPNCRAGILAGVLMVVTLSLGEFNLTWMLHTPMTKTLPVGLADSYASARLEIASAYTLIFLLMIVPLLIALQAISAGLSRGERR is encoded by the coding sequence GTGAAGCGCTCATCGCTGTTTGTGGTTCAACTGCTGTTCACCCTGCTGGTGTGCGCCTTTATGTTGGTGCCGGTGCTGATGTCATTGCTTGCTGGGCTCACGCGTAATTTCTTTGTGGGGCTGTCCAGCGGTTTGACCTTCGACTGGTTGATCCAGGTGTGGCAAGCCTATTCGCCGACCGTGTGGTTGTCGTTGCAACTGGCCGTGGCGTGCGCGGTATGCGTCTGCGTGATCGGTGTGCCGGCGGCCTATGCCTTGGTGCGTATGAACAACCGCTTCAGCCGCGCCTTCGAAGAATTGATGGTGTTGCCGGTGGCGATGCCCGGCTTGGCCAGCGCCCTGGCGTTGCTGCTGACCTACGGCCAGTTCGGCACGTTCCGCAGCAGTTGGCTGTTTATCCTGGTCGGCCATGTGTTGTTCACCTTGCCATTCCTGGTGCGGCCGGTGATGGCGGTGATGCAACGCCAGCATTTGCCGGTGCTGGAAGAGGCGGCGGCGAGCTTGGGCGCCGGGCCGATCAAGCGCTTTTTCAGCGTGGTGGTGCCCAACTGCCGGGCAGGGATTCTCGCGGGTGTGTTGATGGTGGTCACACTGAGCCTGGGTGAGTTCAACCTGACCTGGATGCTGCACACGCCGATGACCAAAACCTTGCCGGTGGGCCTGGCCGACAGCTACGCCTCGGCGCGCCTGGAAATCGCCAGCGCCTACACCCTTATCTTTTTGCTGATGATCGTGCCGCTGCTGATTGCGTTGCAGGCCATCAGCGCTGGTTTGTCCCGTGGAGAGCGTCGATGA
- the metE gene encoding 5-methyltetrahydropteroyltriglutamate--homocysteine S-methyltransferase — translation MAVAHSLGFPRIGRDRELKKAQEAFWKGELDEAGLRAVGRDLRKTHWDLQKQAGIELLPAGDFAWYDQVLTHSLMFGVIPERFRPADGKATLQTLFGMARGVSDSCCGGAHAQEMTKWFDTNYHYLVPEFSADQQFHLGWDQLFEEVKEARDLGHTVKPVVIGPLTYLWLGKAKGGDFDKLDLLDRLLPLYGQIFQRLAELGVEWVQIDEPILVLDLPQAWKNAFERAYNLIQRDPLKKLVATYFGGLEENLGLAANLPVDGLHIDLVRAPDQYPTILDRLPAYKVLSLGVVNGRNVWRCDLEKALATLQHAHEKLGDRLWVAPSCSLLHSPVDLGREDTLDAELKSWLAFAVQKCSEVSVLAQAVNAPQAPNVLAALAESRAVQAARAASPRIHKPAVQARVAAITAKDSQRQSLFAQRIEKQRAGLNLPLFPTTTIGSFPQTASIRLARQSYKAGKLSEAEYVEAMHSEIKHAVEVQENLGLDVLVHGEAERNDMVEYFAEQLDGYVFTRFGWVQSYGSRCVKPAVIFGDLSRPNAMTVEWIRYAQGLTSKVMKGMLTGPVTMLMWSFPREDVSREVQARQLALAIRDEVVDLETAGIKIVQIDEAAFREGLPLRQAQWQHYLDWATEVFRLCASGVRDETQIHTHMCYSEFNDVIESIAAMDADVITIETSRSDMELLDAFEAFAYPNEIGPGVYDIHSPRVPDASEMANLLRKAAKRIPAERLWVNPDCGLKTRGWPETEAALIHMVTAARQLRTELA, via the coding sequence ATGGCAGTCGCTCATTCCCTTGGATTTCCGCGCATTGGACGCGATCGTGAACTGAAAAAAGCGCAGGAAGCGTTCTGGAAGGGTGAGCTCGACGAAGCCGGCCTGCGCGCCGTTGGCCGTGACTTGCGCAAGACCCACTGGGACCTGCAGAAACAGGCCGGCATCGAGTTGTTGCCCGCGGGTGATTTCGCCTGGTACGACCAGGTGCTGACCCACTCGCTGATGTTCGGCGTGATCCCGGAGCGTTTCCGCCCAGCCGATGGCAAAGCCACCCTGCAAACCCTGTTCGGCATGGCGCGTGGCGTCAGCGACAGCTGCTGCGGCGGTGCCCACGCCCAAGAAATGACCAAGTGGTTCGACACCAACTACCACTACCTGGTGCCTGAATTCAGCGCCGACCAGCAGTTCCACCTGGGGTGGGACCAACTGTTCGAAGAAGTGAAGGAGGCCCGCGACCTGGGCCACACCGTCAAGCCGGTGGTGATCGGCCCGCTGACCTACTTGTGGCTGGGCAAGGCCAAGGGCGGCGACTTCGACAAGCTCGACCTGCTTGACCGCCTGCTGCCGCTGTACGGCCAGATCTTCCAGCGCCTGGCTGAGCTGGGCGTTGAATGGGTGCAGATCGACGAACCGATCCTGGTGCTCGACCTGCCGCAGGCATGGAAAAACGCCTTTGAACGAGCCTACAACCTGATCCAGCGTGACCCGCTGAAAAAGCTGGTGGCTACCTACTTCGGCGGCCTGGAAGAGAACCTCGGCCTGGCGGCGAACCTGCCGGTGGACGGCCTGCACATTGACCTGGTGCGTGCACCGGACCAGTACCCGACGATCCTCGACCGCCTGCCGGCCTACAAGGTGCTGTCCCTGGGCGTGGTCAACGGCCGTAACGTCTGGCGTTGCGACCTGGAGAAAGCCCTGGCGACCTTGCAACACGCCCATGAAAAACTCGGAGATCGCCTGTGGGTGGCGCCGTCCTGCTCGCTGCTGCACAGCCCGGTTGACCTCGGCCGCGAAGACACGCTGGATGCCGAGCTGAAAAGCTGGCTGGCGTTTGCCGTGCAAAAATGCTCGGAAGTCTCTGTGCTGGCCCAGGCCGTCAACGCGCCGCAAGCGCCCAACGTGCTCGCTGCCCTGGCTGAAAGCCGCGCCGTACAAGCTGCCCGCGCTGCTTCGCCGCGTATTCACAAGCCGGCGGTGCAAGCGCGTGTGGCGGCTATCACGGCCAAGGACAGCCAGCGTCAGTCACTGTTTGCCCAGCGTATCGAAAAGCAGCGCGCCGGCCTGAACCTGCCCTTGTTCCCGACCACCACCATCGGCTCGTTCCCGCAAACCGCGTCGATCCGCTTGGCGCGCCAGTCGTACAAAGCCGGCAAGCTGAGTGAAGCCGAATACGTCGAAGCGATGCACAGCGAGATCAAACACGCCGTCGAGGTGCAGGAAAACCTCGGCCTGGACGTGTTGGTACACGGTGAAGCCGAGCGTAACGACATGGTCGAATACTTCGCCGAGCAACTGGACGGCTATGTGTTCACGCGCTTCGGCTGGGTACAGAGCTATGGTTCGCGCTGCGTGAAACCGGCAGTGATCTTCGGCGACCTGAGCCGCCCCAACGCTATGACGGTGGAGTGGATCCGCTATGCCCAAGGTCTCACCAGCAAGGTGATGAAGGGCATGCTGACCGGCCCGGTGACCATGCTGATGTGGTCCTTCCCCCGCGAAGACGTGAGCCGCGAAGTGCAGGCGCGTCAACTGGCGCTGGCGATTCGCGATGAAGTGGTGGACCTGGAAACCGCCGGCATCAAGATCGTACAGATCGATGAAGCCGCCTTCCGCGAAGGCTTGCCGTTGCGCCAGGCGCAGTGGCAGCACTACCTGGACTGGGCGACCGAAGTGTTCCGCCTGTGCGCCTCCGGCGTGCGTGACGAAACCCAGATCCACACCCACATGTGCTACAGCGAGTTCAACGATGTGATCGAGTCCATCGCGGCGATGGATGCCGACGTGATCACCATCGAGACGTCGCGTTCGGACATGGAGCTGCTGGACGCATTCGAAGCCTTCGCTTACCCGAACGAGATCGGCCCGGGCGTCTACGACATCCACTCGCCACGCGTACCGGATGCGTCGGAGATGGCCAACCTGCTGCGCAAGGCGGCCAAGCGGATCCCGGCTGAGCGTCTGTGGGTGAACCCGGACTGCGGTTTGAAAACCCGTGGCTGGCCGGAAACCGAAGCGGCGCTGATTCATATGGTGACAGCAGCGCGTCAACTGCGGACCGAGTTGGCTTAA